The proteins below are encoded in one region of Micromonospora pisi:
- a CDS encoding alpha/beta hydrolase, giving the protein MNDKTGRRQPPLGIRVLHALRKEPDWLTMPTEALDAFREAENRRRASPLARVITGFPDRRATIGWQQLALPDRVVRVRVYRSSPGPGGPDAGPVGLPLVLHVHGGGFVGTAAQSDWVNSHLAGRLPAVVVSVEHRLLAPGTPLSAAVDDGWDVLRHVVEHAKQWGIDPARIAVLGESTGAMVAALAAVRARDSDLVLRAQVLVNPCVDLTSTAFDHTSVSEHANSPTLTVTQLELLRRLAVPEGTDPRAVSPLYADNLSGLAPALVVVPTLDPLADHGRTYAERLREAGTPTRLTEHPGATHAFLSMPGVVPQAKVARAQIAEFLRDHLAE; this is encoded by the coding sequence ATGAACGACAAGACCGGTAGACGGCAGCCGCCGTTGGGCATCCGGGTGCTGCATGCCCTGCGAAAGGAGCCGGACTGGTTGACGATGCCAACCGAGGCGCTGGACGCCTTTCGCGAGGCGGAGAACCGCAGGCGGGCTTCGCCTCTGGCACGAGTGATCACCGGGTTTCCGGACCGCAGGGCCACCATCGGCTGGCAGCAACTGGCACTGCCGGACCGTGTTGTCCGGGTCCGGGTGTACCGGTCCTCACCCGGACCCGGCGGCCCGGACGCTGGCCCGGTCGGCCTGCCGCTTGTGCTCCACGTGCACGGCGGCGGATTCGTGGGCACGGCGGCGCAGAGCGACTGGGTGAACAGTCACCTCGCCGGGCGACTGCCCGCGGTGGTCGTGTCGGTCGAGCACCGGCTCCTCGCCCCGGGAACCCCGTTGTCGGCGGCGGTCGACGACGGCTGGGACGTGCTGCGCCACGTGGTCGAGCACGCCAAGCAGTGGGGAATCGACCCGGCACGGATCGCTGTCCTCGGGGAAAGTACCGGTGCCATGGTCGCTGCCCTGGCCGCTGTCCGGGCCAGGGACTCCGACCTGGTGCTGCGGGCCCAGGTACTGGTCAACCCCTGTGTCGATCTGACCTCGACGGCGTTCGACCACACCTCGGTAAGCGAGCACGCCAACAGCCCGACCCTCACCGTGACGCAACTGGAGCTACTCCGCCGGCTTGCCGTACCGGAAGGTACGGATCCGCGTGCCGTGTCGCCGCTGTACGCCGACAACCTGAGCGGGCTGGCCCCGGCGCTTGTGGTGGTGCCGACACTCGACCCGCTGGCGGATCACGGACGTACGTACGCCGAGCGGCTGCGCGAGGCCGGGACGCCGACGAGGCTCACCGAACATCCCGGCGCGACACACGCGTTCCTCAGCATGCCGGGCGTGGTGCCACAGGCGAAGGTCGCACGGGCGCAGATCGCCGAGTTCCTCCGCGACCATCTCGCTGAATGA
- a CDS encoding zinc-dependent alcohol dehydrogenase family protein: MKAVAIKEFGGPEGLAVIDIPDPAPARGQVLIASEAIGVGGADVMIRRGALAAYGFRQGHVPGGEVAGTVTSVGDDVDPAWVGRRVWAFTGTGGGYVEQAIASIGEVLPLPATLSAVDAVTLGSSGVVAHFGLTHAHFKSGEAVLVRGAAGSIGIMTVQLAALGGASSVAVTTSSPERGRRLRDLGATHVLDRTGRGGPGDPVGYDVIIDVVAGEEMPSFFDRLNPNGRLVVVGAVGGQPPADFGTGLMAAFQKSMSFATFSAATVTESARRAVRVEQFAAVGRGELRTVVHEILPLEHAVLAHQKMDAGEVFGRIVLIP, encoded by the coding sequence GTGAAGGCAGTTGCGATCAAGGAGTTCGGGGGTCCCGAAGGGCTGGCGGTCATCGACATCCCAGACCCGGCTCCCGCTCGGGGGCAGGTGTTGATCGCCAGTGAGGCGATCGGCGTCGGCGGCGCCGACGTCATGATCCGAAGAGGTGCTCTTGCCGCCTACGGCTTCCGGCAGGGCCATGTCCCAGGCGGCGAGGTCGCGGGCACGGTGACCTCGGTGGGCGATGACGTCGACCCCGCATGGGTCGGGCGGCGCGTGTGGGCGTTCACCGGTACGGGCGGCGGCTACGTCGAGCAGGCGATCGCGTCGATCGGAGAGGTGCTGCCCCTCCCGGCAACCCTTTCCGCTGTCGATGCCGTAACGCTCGGGAGCTCCGGGGTCGTGGCCCACTTCGGTCTGACCCACGCTCACTTCAAGTCGGGCGAGGCCGTGCTGGTGCGCGGCGCGGCAGGCAGCATCGGGATCATGACGGTCCAGCTCGCGGCTCTAGGTGGTGCCAGCTCCGTGGCAGTCACCACCTCCTCCCCCGAACGTGGTCGTCGGCTGCGCGACCTCGGCGCGACCCACGTGCTGGACCGAACAGGAAGAGGAGGACCGGGCGACCCCGTGGGCTACGACGTCATCATTGACGTCGTAGCAGGTGAGGAGATGCCTTCGTTTTTCGACAGGCTCAACCCCAACGGTCGACTCGTGGTCGTCGGCGCGGTCGGGGGCCAGCCGCCGGCAGACTTCGGTACGGGGTTGATGGCCGCATTTCAGAAGTCGATGTCCTTCGCTACCTTCAGTGCCGCAACGGTAACGGAGTCCGCCCGACGTGCCGTGCGGGTGGAGCAGTTCGCCGCCGTGGGTCGTGGCGAACTCCGGACGGTGGTGCACGAGATCCTGCCGCTGGAGCACGCCGTACTGGCGCACCAGAAGATGGATGCTGGTGAGGTCTTCGGGAGGATCGTGCTGATCCCGTAG
- a CDS encoding nuclear transport factor 2 family protein, whose translation MPDVILRLSHDFDEAELHADTDRLERLLTDDFVSIGERGFVLNKEQWIARHGDFRLISCLTTDAHVRRYDRTAILHGAQRVEATWLGERMALSVRFSQVWVQQADTWLLASIQFSTLSAD comes from the coding sequence GTGCCTGACGTCATACTGCGCCTGTCCCACGATTTTGACGAAGCCGAGCTACATGCCGACACCGACCGGCTGGAACGTCTACTAACAGACGACTTCGTTTCCATCGGTGAACGGGGATTCGTCTTGAACAAGGAACAGTGGATCGCCCGTCATGGCGATTTCCGGCTTATCAGCTGCCTGACCACCGATGCCCACGTCCGGCGCTACGATCGCACCGCGATCCTCCATGGTGCACAGCGTGTCGAGGCGACGTGGCTCGGCGAACGCATGGCCCTGAGCGTTCGATTCAGTCAGGTGTGGGTGCAGCAGGCAGACACCTGGCTGCTTGCATCAATCCAGTTCAGTACACTTTCCGCCGATTGA
- a CDS encoding TetR/AcrR family transcriptional regulator has product MRTVHELGYAHATVDRIAAAAGVAKTTIYRRWPSKGALITACLLDAFGPAPLKGANREEVMSSAIRWTAAKIGEAGIGAAFAGVFTDAVNDPALRQILASQLQDPYRLALQDALGEPENRVLFFIDVVVGTLLHRMGMTGEPMADADVDALVEMVLRGLR; this is encoded by the coding sequence CTGCGCACGGTCCACGAGCTCGGCTACGCACACGCCACTGTGGACCGGATCGCCGCCGCGGCCGGCGTCGCGAAAACCACGATCTACCGTCGCTGGCCATCCAAAGGCGCGCTGATCACCGCCTGCCTCCTCGACGCCTTCGGCCCGGCGCCGTTGAAAGGCGCCAACCGAGAGGAGGTCATGTCGTCAGCTATCCGCTGGACCGCGGCGAAGATCGGCGAGGCCGGGATCGGCGCGGCGTTCGCCGGCGTGTTCACCGATGCGGTCAACGATCCGGCCCTGCGCCAGATCCTTGCCAGCCAACTGCAGGACCCCTACCGGCTCGCGCTTCAGGACGCGTTGGGCGAACCGGAGAACCGAGTGCTCTTCTTCATCGATGTCGTTGTCGGAACCCTGCTCCACCGGATGGGCATGACGGGCGAACCGATGGCCGACGCCGACGTCGACGCCCTGGTCGAGATGGTCCTACGCGGACTCCGCTAG
- a CDS encoding TetR/AcrR family transcriptional regulator → MIDRLPQTLRSDAQDNRERILDAARAVFATEGLDVPMREIARRAGVGPATLYRRFPTKQALAAEAFAEQMYACHAIAEEGLAHPDPWQGFCLVIEKLCELHARNRGFTTAFTSAFPHAVDLATGREHALASLAELARRAKETGHLRPDFILDDLILMLMANGGLHATSTNARVAASRRFAVLAIRAFRA, encoded by the coding sequence GTGATCGACCGTTTGCCTCAGACGTTGCGTTCGGACGCGCAGGACAACCGCGAGCGCATCCTCGACGCGGCTCGGGCGGTGTTCGCCACCGAAGGCCTGGACGTGCCGATGCGCGAGATAGCCCGGCGCGCCGGGGTCGGCCCCGCGACCCTGTACCGCCGCTTCCCCACCAAGCAGGCGCTGGCCGCCGAGGCCTTCGCGGAGCAGATGTACGCGTGCCACGCCATTGCCGAGGAGGGGCTGGCTCACCCGGATCCGTGGCAGGGCTTTTGCCTCGTGATCGAGAAGCTCTGCGAGCTGCACGCACGAAACCGGGGCTTCACCACGGCGTTCACCTCGGCCTTTCCGCACGCTGTCGATCTGGCCACGGGACGCGAACACGCGCTCGCCTCGCTCGCGGAGCTTGCGCGCCGCGCCAAGGAGACCGGCCACCTGCGGCCCGACTTCATCCTGGACGACCTCATCCTCATGCTGATGGCAAACGGCGGCCTGCACGCCACATCGACAAACGCCCGGGTTGCGGCCTCCCGCCGCTTCGCCGTGCTCGCGATTCGCGCATTCCGCGCTTGA
- a CDS encoding serine hydrolase encodes MRTSSRRHPCRSIWRHSTGAVRRTAPSPARSWRRRTPTRRAGGPPRSAPATATAMPAAVARILSVLTLGRMVDGVRLLSERTAELILAEQTAGTDLVNGLYLRWGLGFALSDPRTLPWVPAGRIGYWGGWGGSMAIVDLDRRMTISYVMNRVGGGILGSDRAEEYVIAAYRAVATICVPDSQSACRADPFRQ; translated from the coding sequence TTGCGGACATCGTCCCGCCGCCACCCGTGTCGCTCGATCTGGAGGCACTCGACAGGGGCAGTCCGGCGTACCGCACCTTCACCGGCCCGGTCGTGGCGCCGGAGGACGCCAACACGGCGGGCTGGCGGGCCGCCGAGATCGGCGCCGGCAACGGCCACGGCAATGCCCGCTGCTGTTGCCCGCATCCTGTCCGTACTGACCCTCGGCAGGATGGTCGATGGCGTACGTCTGCTGTCGGAGCGCACCGCCGAGCTGATCCTCGCCGAGCAGACCGCCGGCACCGACCTGGTCAATGGTTTGTACCTGCGGTGGGGGCTCGGTTTCGCGCTGAGCGACCCTCGGACGCTGCCGTGGGTGCCGGCCGGCCGGATCGGCTACTGGGGTGGCTGGGGCGGCTCGATGGCGATCGTGGACCTGGACCGGCGTATGACCATCAGCTACGTGATGAACAGGGTGGGCGGCGGCATTCTCGGGTCCGACCGGGCTGAGGAGTACGTGATCGCCGCCTACCGCGCCGTCGCCACCATCTGCGTACCCGACAGTCAATCTGCTTGCCGGGCCGATCCGTTCCGGCAGTGA
- a CDS encoding DUF4328 domain-containing protein, whose product MVVFDLLIALWPVVGGLLAERAMRDLDPDAITGAALVSALVELVSLVPLTAAGVLVIVWCFRARANLDAFPGAVPALRKGWAVAGWLVPVANLIVPARVMAGIARDSLWRSSTPALVRIWFGSWLLYLFVGQVRTLSDNQTFEALPTTLYGPDDYQLYVDYYSAALGPNLLVALLGVAAGVSLILLVTRVSAAQDTRIERGLPAVPVMPGMPMASA is encoded by the coding sequence GTGGTCGTGTTCGATTTGCTGATCGCGCTCTGGCCGGTCGTGGGAGGTCTGTTGGCCGAGCGCGCCATGCGTGACCTCGACCCGGACGCGATCACCGGGGCTGCCCTCGTCTCGGCCCTGGTCGAACTGGTGTCCCTGGTGCCGTTGACCGCTGCCGGCGTGCTGGTCATCGTCTGGTGTTTCCGGGCGCGGGCAAATCTGGATGCGTTCCCGGGTGCCGTGCCGGCGCTGCGGAAGGGCTGGGCGGTCGCCGGCTGGCTGGTGCCGGTGGCGAACCTCATCGTTCCGGCGCGGGTGATGGCGGGAATCGCCCGGGACAGCCTGTGGCGGTCGAGCACGCCAGCCCTGGTGCGGATCTGGTTCGGCAGTTGGCTTCTCTACCTGTTTGTGGGCCAGGTCCGTACGCTCTCCGACAACCAGACCTTCGAAGCGTTGCCGACGACACTCTACGGTCCTGACGACTACCAGTTGTACGTCGACTACTACTCCGCGGCGCTGGGGCCGAATCTGCTGGTGGCGTTGCTCGGCGTGGCCGCTGGCGTGTCCCTGATTCTGCTGGTCACCCGGGTGTCGGCCGCACAGGACACCCGAATCGAGCGTGGCCTGCCGGCCGTCCCGGTAATGCCCGGCATGCCCATGGCCAGCGCCTGA
- a CDS encoding erythromycin esterase family protein, with translation MRWHDHCIATPCCDSVQTANWSIERQEEHVAAHGTFTDWLRLHAITADSLDPEAPLDDLEPLREMIGTARVVAIGENAHHVREFYLLRHRLLRFLVERCGFTAFAFEAPFTEAHAIDAWVQGGPGTVHEVAAVGAGAGNLGRCAEMYDLLTWMREHNRDAATPLRFAGSIISSRQPALAAVADYLRWADRDALPLLEQIRTLAKAFHHTSIFRVLDQYTASEHAVQDAMTATISRLLGRMETMTAYQCSQGREREHATALQHLRGVWYGDHSLRDFAGRGIPTGSAAADAFLAESVLRLLADGPSDGRILLAVHNCHIRKTVVAHEGAFGLFPAGYHLAQALGEDYIAIAATSGGGRTAEVRPESGHPLGFQVHDHAQPPLPGTSVESTFVTESPLTIADLRTARRAVTDSHTFQQMRMEHYLTDVDVFDAYDAIAYIPYTTCTDYVDAQPQSTTQQP, from the coding sequence GTGAGGTGGCACGATCACTGTATCGCAACTCCATGTTGCGATAGCGTGCAGACCGCCAACTGGTCCATCGAACGACAGGAAGAGCATGTGGCCGCCCATGGAACCTTTACCGACTGGCTTCGGCTGCACGCCATCACCGCCGACTCGCTGGACCCGGAGGCACCGCTCGACGACCTTGAGCCGCTGCGCGAAATGATCGGCACCGCCCGTGTCGTGGCGATCGGCGAGAACGCCCATCACGTGCGGGAGTTCTATCTGCTGCGACACCGCCTGCTGCGATTCCTCGTTGAACGCTGCGGGTTCACTGCCTTCGCGTTCGAGGCGCCGTTCACGGAAGCCCACGCCATCGACGCCTGGGTCCAGGGCGGTCCGGGAACGGTTCACGAGGTTGCCGCCGTAGGTGCGGGCGCCGGCAACCTCGGGCGTTGTGCCGAGATGTACGACCTCTTGACCTGGATGCGTGAACACAACCGCGACGCGGCGACTCCATTGCGGTTCGCCGGGAGCATCATCTCCTCCCGCCAACCGGCGCTCGCCGCCGTCGCCGATTACCTGCGGTGGGCCGACCGCGACGCTTTGCCCTTGCTGGAGCAGATTCGCACCCTTGCCAAGGCATTCCACCACACCTCGATCTTCAGGGTCCTAGACCAGTACACCGCTTCGGAGCACGCCGTTCAGGACGCCATGACCGCCACGATCAGCCGGCTGCTGGGTCGGATGGAAACGATGACCGCCTACCAGTGCAGCCAGGGACGGGAACGCGAGCACGCCACCGCGCTGCAGCACCTGCGTGGTGTCTGGTACGGCGATCACTCCCTACGCGACTTCGCCGGGCGCGGTATTCCCACCGGCTCGGCCGCCGCCGATGCCTTCCTGGCCGAGTCCGTGCTACGGCTCCTCGCCGACGGCCCATCCGACGGCAGAATCCTGCTGGCCGTGCACAACTGCCACATCCGCAAGACCGTGGTCGCCCACGAGGGAGCGTTCGGGCTCTTCCCTGCGGGCTACCACCTCGCCCAGGCGCTCGGTGAGGACTACATCGCCATCGCCGCCACCAGCGGTGGTGGCCGTACCGCAGAGGTGCGCCCCGAGTCAGGACATCCGTTGGGTTTCCAGGTCCACGATCACGCCCAGCCACCACTCCCAGGCACCAGTGTCGAGTCGACATTCGTTACCGAATCGCCCCTGACCATCGCCGACCTGCGCACCGCCCGCCGAGCCGTGACCGACAGCCACACCTTCCAACAGATGCGCATGGAGCACTACCTCACCGACGTGGACGTGTTCGACGCGTACGACGCCATCGCCTACATCCCGTACACCACCTGCACCGACTACGTCGACGCCCAACCTCAATCAACCACACAGCAGCCATAG
- a CDS encoding TetR/AcrR family transcriptional regulator, producing MELRYSDRATSHVAEQQGVALIRESAPAAKPRPVGRGQKVRNVVLAATLVELGGDGYAALSIDNVAQRAGVNKTTIYRRWRDRETLVVDAITDRIATDVPIPDTGSIDGDLRELAQSLISTLTSTTGQTIISTMLVGAAHIPEIVEVKRRFFADRIRRAEPVIMRAVQRGDLPEDTDPAELVKALIAPIYLRLLVTSEPLDQAIADQAAKIALGAARAGALPPRTPLRQRD from the coding sequence ATGGAGTTGCGATACAGTGATCGTGCCACCTCACATGTCGCTGAGCAACAAGGAGTTGCGTTGATACGGGAGAGCGCCCCGGCCGCCAAACCACGGCCGGTTGGTCGCGGGCAGAAGGTGCGCAACGTTGTCCTCGCCGCAACGCTTGTCGAACTCGGCGGGGACGGTTACGCCGCCCTGAGTATCGACAACGTGGCCCAGCGAGCTGGCGTGAACAAGACAACCATCTACCGGCGCTGGCGAGATCGGGAGACCCTGGTCGTTGACGCGATCACCGACCGCATCGCAACCGACGTCCCGATCCCCGATACGGGCAGCATCGACGGCGACCTACGGGAACTGGCACAATCATTGATCAGTACGTTGACCAGCACCACCGGGCAGACCATCATCAGCACGATGCTCGTCGGGGCCGCCCACATACCTGAAATCGTTGAGGTCAAACGTCGTTTTTTCGCCGACCGCATACGCCGGGCCGAGCCGGTCATCATGCGTGCCGTCCAGCGCGGGGACCTGCCGGAGGACACCGACCCGGCCGAACTGGTCAAAGCCCTCATCGCGCCGATTTACCTACGGCTGCTGGTCACTTCCGAGCCCCTCGACCAGGCCATCGCCGACCAAGCCGCGAAGATCGCGCTCGGAGCGGCCCGTGCCGGTGCGCTGCCACCACGAACACCCCTGCGACAGCGCGATTGA